From Clostridia bacterium, the proteins below share one genomic window:
- the sleB gene encoding spore cortex-lytic enzyme produces MRKNKLLSYFLTLLFTIVICTSLVYSENISNLFGYSRAAISYYGSTGQEVKNIQYQLKKWGYYNGGIDGVYGYGTYTAVKSFQYKNRLKVDGVAGPETLSALGLATGTPVAQNVSTANKDINLLAHLIHGEARGEPYLGQVAVGAVIMNRIRDGKFPKTIAGVIYQPGAFDAVKDGQINLEPDSNAYKAARDAISGWDPTYGCIYYYNPDTATSNWIWSRKIIVKIGKHNFAK; encoded by the coding sequence TTGCGCAAGAATAAGTTATTATCGTATTTTTTGACCCTATTATTCACTATAGTTATTTGCACATCTTTAGTTTACAGTGAAAATATTTCGAATCTATTCGGATACAGCAGGGCAGCAATTTCCTATTATGGCTCAACAGGACAGGAAGTAAAAAACATTCAATACCAGCTAAAAAAATGGGGCTATTATAATGGAGGCATTGATGGTGTATATGGATATGGAACCTATACAGCTGTAAAGTCCTTTCAGTACAAAAACAGGCTCAAGGTAGATGGAGTAGCAGGCCCCGAAACCCTATCAGCACTTGGTCTTGCAACAGGTACTCCCGTTGCGCAGAATGTTTCCACTGCAAATAAAGACATCAACCTTCTTGCTCACCTGATACACGGTGAAGCACGTGGCGAACCTTATCTGGGACAAGTAGCAGTAGGTGCAGTCATAATGAACAGAATAAGGGATGGAAAGTTCCCGAAGACCATAGCGGGAGTAATATATCAACCGGGTGCTTTTGATGCTGTAAAAGACGGACAGATAAATCTTGAACCGGACAGTAATGCATACAAAGCTGCAAGAGATGCTATAAGCGGCTGGGACCCTACATACGGCTGTATATATTATTATAATCCGGATACTGCAACCAGCAATTGGATATGGTCCAGAAAAATTATAGTCAAGATAGGCAAACACAATTTTGCAAAGTAA
- a CDS encoding membrane trafficking protein has product MSESLNKKIAEMLGKMDEKVMQAKLNAALDMLKKGNTDELAKKINKVDKDELLKKVDELDESKLKELNINKSEIQKKVSNADLEKLSQLIGENGDEIVKKIKAFLNT; this is encoded by the coding sequence ATGAGTGAATCACTAAATAAGAAAATCGCAGAAATGCTGGGGAAAATGGATGAAAAAGTAATGCAGGCAAAGCTGAATGCAGCGCTTGATATGCTAAAAAAAGGCAATACAGACGAGCTGGCAAAGAAAATAAACAAAGTTGATAAGGATGAGCTGCTTAAGAAAGTAGATGAGCTTGATGAATCCAAGCTTAAAGAACTTAATATCAATAAAAGTGAAATTCAGAAAAAAGTTTCAAATGCTGACCTTGAAAAGCTGTCACAGTTAATCGGGGAAAATGGAGACGAAATTGTCAAGAAAATAAAGGCATTTTTGAACACTTAA
- a CDS encoding cytochrome c biogenesis CcdA family protein, with the protein MNTFTLVLTFVEGILTFISPCILPLLPVYFFYLAGISSGEEREEGVRNNVLAINSIGFVLGFTVVFVALGAAATSFGHFLKGHSELLRVTSGIIMMVFGANFLLMGILKRSFLNFEKRFEYKFNRLKFANSIVFGIVFGFGWTPCLGAFLGSALALAANAATVFQGITLLLAYSVGLGIPFILFSILFERLKQQLKEIQKHGRIINIISGIVLLAAGILVCADKVKYLGSLTWW; encoded by the coding sequence TTGAACACTTTTACGCTAGTACTGACTTTTGTTGAGGGAATTCTAACTTTTATCTCACCATGTATATTACCGCTTCTGCCGGTTTATTTCTTTTATCTGGCCGGAATATCCTCCGGTGAAGAACGGGAAGAGGGAGTCAGAAACAATGTTTTAGCAATAAATTCAATAGGCTTTGTCCTGGGCTTTACTGTAGTATTTGTAGCATTGGGAGCTGCCGCTACTTCTTTTGGACATTTTCTCAAGGGACACAGTGAGTTGTTAAGGGTAACCAGCGGTATAATAATGATGGTTTTTGGAGCTAATTTTTTGCTTATGGGAATACTAAAAAGAAGTTTTTTAAACTTTGAAAAAAGGTTTGAATATAAATTTAACCGGCTGAAATTTGCGAATTCGATAGTTTTCGGAATAGTTTTCGGATTTGGCTGGACTCCGTGTCTGGGTGCTTTCCTCGGTTCAGCACTTGCTTTAGCTGCAAATGCTGCTACTGTTTTTCAGGGGATAACACTTCTGTTGGCTTATTCTGTAGGCTTAGGCATACCTTTTATTTTGTTTTCCATATTGTTTGAAAGGCTCAAGCAGCAGTTGAAAGAGATACAAAAACACGGAAGGATAATAAATATTATTTCGGGAATCGTATTATTAGCGGCTGGAATTCTTGTATGTGCGGATAAGGTAAAATATCTCGGGAGCCTTACATGGTGGTGA
- a CDS encoding TlpA family protein disulfide reductase — MKKAGNVIFWAVVVGTVLTALYTFYNKSKQDTEAKQAPRMQQTRTVQEPHQEGPQVPDFELKDINGDSVKLSDYRGKVVVINFWTTWCRYCIEEMPDFNELGGEFEKAGDAVVLAVNVQEGADVVKSFLKKKELPFLKILLDETGEVAVSYGVSGYPNTYIVDKNGKLYKYIPGKTNKKTVLDFVNEIRR; from the coding sequence ATGAAAAAAGCCGGCAATGTAATATTTTGGGCAGTAGTTGTGGGGACAGTACTTACCGCTTTATATACATTTTATAATAAAAGCAAACAGGATACAGAGGCAAAACAAGCTCCCAGAATGCAGCAGACCAGGACTGTACAAGAACCGCATCAGGAAGGGCCCCAGGTGCCTGACTTTGAGCTTAAAGATATTAACGGTGATTCTGTAAAACTTTCCGATTATAGAGGAAAAGTAGTAGTGATTAACTTCTGGACCACCTGGTGCAGATATTGTATTGAAGAAATGCCTGATTTTAATGAATTGGGCGGTGAGTTTGAGAAGGCGGGAGATGCAGTTGTTTTGGCTGTAAATGTACAGGAAGGTGCAGATGTAGTAAAAAGCTTTCTTAAGAAGAAAGAATTGCCGTTTTTAAAGATTTTGTTGGACGAAACCGGTGAAGTAGCTGTATCATATGGTGTCTCAGGGTATCCTAATACATATATCGTCGATAAAAACGGAAAATTATATAAATACATACCGGGCAAGACAAATAAAAAAACAGTTTTGGATTTTGTCAATGAAATACGGAGATAA
- the trxB gene encoding thioredoxin-disulfide reductase has translation MKKEREKIYCDVLVMGGGPAGLSSAIYAARAKLFTVVVDEGLIGGQVATTFHVANYPGTNGVIRGTDLMENMKKQALDFGVQIDDLKEIIEVNLSADCRCIKTEDTDYYPKSVIIATGAQPRKLPAEGEKEFRGRGIHYCATCDGALYQDADVLVVGGGNSAVEEAVFLTRYAKYVTIIHQFENFQASKAAQDEVFKNPGIRIIWNSEIRKVSGENFIKSVTVENIKTKELSEIPAEGVFVYIGMEPKTDMFKEKVSMDESGYIISDEDMKTGIPGIFVAGDVRVKKIRQIATATSDGVIAGIMAERYINGK, from the coding sequence ATAAAAAAAGAAAGGGAAAAGATTTACTGTGATGTTCTTGTTATGGGAGGAGGCCCTGCGGGTTTATCGTCAGCTATATATGCTGCACGGGCCAAGCTGTTTACAGTAGTAGTTGATGAAGGATTGATAGGGGGGCAGGTGGCCACAACCTTCCATGTTGCCAACTATCCGGGCACTAATGGTGTCATTCGTGGGACGGATCTGATGGAGAATATGAAAAAGCAGGCCCTGGATTTTGGAGTACAGATAGATGATCTGAAAGAAATAATTGAGGTAAATCTTAGTGCAGACTGCAGATGCATTAAAACCGAAGATACAGACTATTATCCAAAAAGTGTAATCATAGCTACTGGGGCACAGCCGAGAAAGCTTCCGGCAGAAGGCGAAAAAGAATTCAGAGGCAGGGGTATACATTACTGTGCGACCTGTGACGGAGCATTATATCAGGATGCCGATGTGCTGGTAGTGGGTGGTGGCAACTCGGCAGTTGAAGAGGCAGTGTTTCTTACCAGATATGCCAAATATGTGACAATAATACATCAGTTTGAAAATTTCCAGGCAAGCAAGGCTGCACAGGATGAAGTCTTTAAGAATCCCGGAATCAGAATAATATGGAACTCTGAAATCAGAAAGGTGAGTGGAGAGAATTTTATAAAAAGTGTAACAGTTGAAAACATAAAAACAAAGGAGTTAAGTGAAATACCGGCTGAGGGTGTATTTGTATATATAGGAATGGAGCCTAAAACAGATATGTTTAAAGAGAAAGTAAGCATGGATGAATCGGGATACATTATATCGGATGAGGATATGAAAACAGGCATACCCGGAATATTCGTAGCTGGAGATGTAAGGGTCAAAAAAATACGGCAGATTGCAACCGCTACCAGCGATGGAGTAATTGCCGGCATAATGGCTGAGAGATATATAAACGGAAAGTAG